One window of Chamaesiphon minutus PCC 6605 genomic DNA carries:
- the nspC gene encoding carboxynorspermidine decarboxylase, producing MTQTNNDILANIPSPCFVLEEQLLARNLAIFDRVQKAAPIRIMLALKGFSLFHSFPQIRTTLKGASASSLWEARLAAEEFGTEVHVYSPAYRAEDVPEILPLASHMTFNSIGQYSQFRSQIAGSGTAKPSVGLRINPEYSPVKTALYNPCQPSTRLGISAAHLGDTLPEGIDGFLSHNLCESDSFALEKTIANIERLFGKFLPQLKWLNFGGGHLMTRKDYDVDRAIEVLNAFHDRHPHIQLLMEPGSAIVWETGFLTGKVLDLIPTDDVVNVMLDVSFTAHMPDCLEMPYKPAIRGAREPEVGDTLYRMGGSSCLAGDFLGDYAFDKELAIGDRLIFEDMMHYTMVKTSTFNGVFHPSIGRLDKDGNFKLWREFGYEDYRSRLG from the coding sequence ATGACCCAAACTAACAACGACATTTTAGCTAATATTCCATCACCTTGCTTCGTCTTAGAAGAGCAACTGTTAGCGCGAAATTTAGCAATATTCGATCGAGTCCAAAAAGCTGCCCCGATTCGGATTATGCTTGCGCTCAAGGGGTTTTCGCTCTTTCATAGCTTTCCCCAGATTCGCACCACACTTAAGGGTGCTTCTGCTAGCTCGCTGTGGGAAGCAAGACTCGCCGCAGAGGAATTTGGCACGGAGGTACATGTTTATTCCCCTGCCTATCGCGCTGAAGATGTGCCGGAGATTCTGCCCTTAGCCTCGCACATGACCTTTAATTCGATCGGTCAGTACTCCCAATTTCGATCGCAGATTGCAGGCTCTGGCACTGCTAAACCATCGGTAGGACTGCGCATCAATCCTGAATACTCGCCAGTCAAAACCGCCCTTTACAATCCCTGTCAGCCATCTACGCGCTTGGGCATCTCCGCAGCACATTTAGGGGATACTTTACCGGAGGGTATCGATGGATTTTTATCGCACAATTTATGCGAGAGCGACTCATTTGCATTAGAAAAAACGATTGCAAATATCGAGCGGTTATTTGGCAAGTTTTTACCACAACTTAAGTGGTTAAATTTCGGTGGCGGTCATTTAATGACGCGTAAAGATTATGATGTCGATCGTGCGATCGAGGTTTTAAATGCATTCCACGATCGTCACCCACACATTCAACTGCTGATGGAACCAGGGTCTGCAATTGTCTGGGAAACTGGATTTTTGACTGGTAAAGTATTGGATCTAATTCCTACTGATGATGTGGTAAATGTGATGTTAGACGTATCGTTTACCGCCCACATGCCCGATTGTTTAGAAATGCCTTACAAGCCAGCAATTCGCGGCGCGCGCGAGCCAGAAGTAGGCGATACACTATATCGGATGGGTGGTTCTAGTTGTCTGGCTGGTGACTTTTTAGGCGACTATGCGTTCGACAAGGAGTTAGCGATAGGCGATCGCTTGATTTTTGAAGATATGATGCACTATACGATGGTCAAAACTTCAACATTCAATGGTGTCTTCCATCCCTCGATCGGACGACTCGATAAAGATGGTAACTTTAAGCTCTGGCGTGAGTTTGGCTACGAAGATTATCGATCGAGATTGGGCTAA
- a CDS encoding quinone-dependent dihydroorotate dehydrogenase, translating to MDIYQLAVRPLLFSALKADPEAVHKQSLDLLHAIDSTPTSPLTKIAKASFQQYFCRADRQLEQSLFGLKFANPVGLAAGFDKDGIAAGIWQYLGFGFAELGTVTYHPQPGNERPRLFRLPQDRAALNRMGFNNLGSAAMAAALQQRERGDFTIPIGINLGKSKITELEDAATDYLGSFQRLKDLGDYFVINVSSPNTPGLRTLQEIEPLRIIFDTLQQENQGRKPILVKIAPDLAWEDISAVVELSQASKLAGIIATNTTLDRSQLTTKIIARTGKTVTEEAGGISGAPVRQKSTEVIRFIHQQTGGSLPIIGVGGIFTADDAWEKITAGASLIQVYTGWTYNGPWMVDRILTGLLAKLEARGLRSISEAVGIGKD from the coding sequence TTGGATATTTATCAACTTGCAGTTCGTCCGCTGTTATTTTCGGCTCTCAAAGCCGATCCAGAAGCTGTCCATAAGCAGTCATTAGACCTACTACACGCGATCGATTCTACACCGACATCCCCCCTGACCAAAATTGCTAAAGCGAGCTTCCAGCAGTATTTTTGTCGGGCAGATCGACAGTTAGAACAGTCTTTATTTGGGTTGAAATTTGCCAATCCGGTGGGGTTAGCTGCTGGATTTGACAAAGATGGAATTGCGGCGGGGATCTGGCAATATTTAGGCTTTGGATTTGCCGAACTCGGTACGGTAACCTATCATCCGCAACCGGGTAACGAGCGACCCCGGTTATTTAGATTGCCTCAAGATCGTGCAGCATTAAATCGGATGGGATTTAATAATTTGGGTAGTGCGGCAATGGCTGCGGCACTGCAACAGCGAGAGCGGGGCGATTTTACCATTCCGATCGGGATTAATTTAGGTAAGTCAAAGATTACCGAGCTAGAAGATGCCGCGACGGATTATTTGGGTAGTTTTCAACGGTTAAAAGATCTCGGCGACTATTTTGTGATTAATGTCAGTTCGCCAAATACACCTGGTTTGCGAACGTTACAAGAGATCGAACCTTTGCGGATTATTTTCGATACTTTACAACAAGAAAATCAAGGTCGCAAACCAATTTTAGTCAAGATTGCTCCCGATCTAGCCTGGGAAGATATCTCAGCGGTAGTAGAATTATCGCAAGCATCTAAATTAGCAGGCATTATTGCGACGAATACGACATTGGATCGATCGCAATTAACTACTAAAATTATCGCGCGCACAGGTAAAACAGTAACTGAAGAAGCAGGCGGAATTAGTGGCGCGCCAGTCCGTCAAAAGTCTACCGAAGTCATCCGGTTTATCCATCAGCAAACGGGTGGAAGTCTGCCGATTATTGGGGTAGGGGGGATTTTTACCGCCGATGACGCCTGGGAGAAAATTACTGCCGGAGCGAGCTTGATTCAAGTTTATACCGGGTGGACTTATAATGGCCCGTGGATGGTCGATCGCATTTTAACTGGATTATTAGCCAAATTGGAGGCAAGGGGATTACGATCGATCTCTGAAGCTGTCGGGATTGGCAAAGATTAG
- a CDS encoding FdhF/YdeP family oxidoreductase yields METNPQQKPPFNETNEDTPAIGGGLPVIEYWAEKTISPQGPKLWKTLLHKSACLSCSWGTGGQKGGFTNEEGEKLQRCMKSVEAITAEIQPGVSTHFFDTNPIARLRQLSSYEADRLGRLSFPVILRAGSSHYERIDWDEIYSIATEAFKREPERVASYSSGRGCNEAAFILQLMMRTLGSNNLADCSDLCHAPSTTALDAMFGTKTSIVSLENLKEADCVVLAGANSPSNHPRLMNELIKLREKGAKIIIINPMMEIGLVKFGSPAFPVKSLIPGSDIASLYLQPIPGSDVALFVGIQKSLVAQGLVDRAFLEAHTEGWEAILEQAQNMTWETITATCGVSQAEIETAATIIGRSPRVVFGWAMGITQQTNGVDNVYSIANTALITGNAGKVGAGVMPVRGHSNVQGFGSMGVTVKLKEEIKQAMERLLGRPLTLPKGYHTRDLIEAADAEKVDTLICVGGNLYGANPNSVQAQRALSKIDTIIYLATKPNIGHFNGLAKTNTIIIPVFNRFEHPYKTTVESGNNFVRFNDTGETHLKGADLVTEVEFLTTLAHRVLGEDPIQWHKLSDPRYVRQLIATTIPGYEKIGTIDQTNEEFTISGRIVTTPHFKTPSGKAKMFPTPLPTLTLPTPEDFGIDRPERALVLALMTGRSYSQHNTVVYKLGDKYRGMPHRNCILVNRIDAEKIGLAAHDRVTVQGDAGKLEEVEVIYGSVREGAALMFYPEVNVIFTAQTETRSGTPAYKRVPVVVYSNK; encoded by the coding sequence ATGGAAACTAACCCGCAGCAAAAACCGCCCTTCAACGAAACCAATGAGGATACACCAGCAATTGGTGGGGGATTGCCTGTAATTGAGTATTGGGCGGAGAAAACAATCTCGCCACAAGGCCCTAAACTCTGGAAAACATTGCTCCATAAGAGTGCGTGTCTATCTTGCTCGTGGGGAACGGGCGGGCAAAAAGGGGGATTCACTAATGAAGAAGGTGAAAAGCTCCAACGCTGTATGAAGAGTGTGGAGGCAATTACCGCTGAGATTCAGCCAGGGGTTTCGACGCATTTTTTCGATACCAATCCGATCGCCAGATTGAGACAATTATCCTCTTATGAAGCCGACAGGTTGGGACGGTTGAGTTTTCCGGTGATTTTGCGAGCGGGAAGTTCTCACTACGAGCGGATTGATTGGGATGAAATTTACTCGATCGCGACTGAGGCTTTCAAAAGAGAGCCGGAGCGCGTGGCTTCTTATAGTTCGGGGCGCGGTTGCAATGAAGCGGCATTTATCTTGCAATTGATGATGCGGACGCTGGGTTCTAATAATCTGGCGGATTGCTCGGATTTATGCCATGCACCTTCGACTACCGCACTCGATGCGATGTTTGGTACCAAGACATCGATCGTCAGTTTGGAAAACTTGAAGGAAGCTGATTGCGTGGTATTGGCGGGAGCGAATTCGCCGTCCAATCACCCACGATTGATGAATGAATTGATTAAATTGCGTGAAAAGGGCGCGAAAATTATCATCATCAATCCGATGATGGAAATTGGGCTGGTGAAATTTGGCTCTCCTGCATTTCCCGTCAAATCTCTAATTCCAGGGTCGGATATTGCTTCGCTGTATCTCCAGCCGATTCCAGGTAGCGATGTAGCGTTATTCGTAGGCATTCAAAAATCTTTAGTCGCCCAAGGACTTGTCGATCGAGCCTTTCTAGAAGCACATACTGAAGGCTGGGAGGCGATTCTAGAGCAAGCGCAGAATATGACGTGGGAAACTATTACCGCCACCTGCGGCGTCTCTCAGGCGGAAATAGAAACTGCGGCAACGATAATCGGTCGATCGCCACGGGTAGTATTTGGTTGGGCAATGGGGATTACCCAACAGACTAATGGCGTCGATAATGTTTACAGCATTGCCAATACCGCCTTGATAACGGGGAATGCTGGCAAAGTAGGTGCTGGTGTCATGCCCGTGCGGGGGCATTCTAACGTGCAGGGCTTTGGCTCGATGGGCGTGACGGTAAAGCTTAAAGAAGAGATTAAGCAAGCCATGGAGCGACTGCTAGGGCGACCTCTGACACTGCCCAAGGGCTATCACACCCGCGATTTAATTGAAGCAGCAGACGCTGAAAAAGTCGATACACTCATCTGTGTCGGTGGCAATCTCTACGGAGCCAATCCCAATTCAGTGCAGGCACAACGCGCATTGAGCAAGATCGATACAATTATTTATCTCGCCACCAAACCCAATATCGGCCACTTTAACGGACTGGCGAAAACTAATACTATTATTATTCCCGTCTTTAATCGCTTCGAGCATCCATATAAAACCACAGTCGAATCGGGTAACAATTTTGTCCGATTCAACGATACTGGAGAAACTCATTTAAAGGGTGCAGATTTGGTAACCGAAGTTGAATTTTTAACCACTTTGGCGCACCGGGTTTTGGGTGAAGATCCGATTCAGTGGCATAAGTTGTCCGATCCGCGCTATGTGCGACAACTCATCGCGACAACGATTCCTGGCTACGAAAAAATCGGCACGATCGACCAGACAAATGAAGAGTTTACTATCTCTGGGCGGATCGTGACCACCCCCCACTTTAAAACGCCCTCTGGTAAAGCAAAAATGTTTCCGACGCCGCTACCAACTCTGACGCTACCAACACCGGAAGACTTTGGAATCGATCGACCAGAACGTGCCCTAGTGCTAGCTCTGATGACCGGACGCAGCTATTCCCAACACAACACCGTCGTCTACAAACTCGGCGATAAATATCGGGGAATGCCCCATCGCAACTGTATTCTTGTCAACCGGATCGATGCTGAGAAAATCGGGCTAGCGGCACACGATCGAGTTACAGTCCAAGGCGATGCTGGCAAGTTAGAGGAAGTCGAAGTAATTTACGGCTCGGTACGCGAGGGTGCGGCGTTGATGTTTTATCCCGAAGTTAATGTCATTTTCACCGCCCAAACCGAAACTCGATCGGGTACTCCAGCATATAAGCGGGTGCCTGTGGTGGTTTACAGTAATAAGTAG
- a CDS encoding type II toxin-antitoxin system PemK/MazF family toxin — translation MGVVVARFDVFLVVLDPTVGSEIQKTRPCVVISPDEMNLHLATAIVAPMTTKGKLYPSRIPVYFDGKDGRIVLDQIRTVDKTRLIKKLGTIDPDEQKAVLGTLIEMFSEE, via the coding sequence ATGGGAGTGGTAGTAGCGAGATTTGATGTGTTTTTGGTGGTGCTAGATCCGACTGTTGGGAGCGAAATTCAAAAAACTCGTCCATGTGTGGTGATTTCACCTGATGAGATGAATTTGCACTTGGCAACAGCAATTGTTGCACCGATGACGACCAAAGGAAAGCTATACCCCAGTAGAATTCCCGTTTACTTTGATGGCAAAGATGGGCGGATAGTTTTAGACCAAATTCGCACGGTCGATAAAACGAGGCTGATTAAAAAGTTAGGTACGATCGATCCAGATGAACAGAAGGCTGTTTTGGGTACTTTGATTGAGATGTTCTCTGAGGAGTGA
- a CDS encoding AbrB/MazE/SpoVT family DNA-binding domain-containing protein: MAASVKGRIIKVGNSQGIRIPKVLLEQSGIQENVEIEVRDNQIVITAAPKVRAGWASAFSRVAGNEDEDVLLDSHTATVWDEEEWEW, translated from the coding sequence ATGGCGGCATCTGTCAAAGGGCGAATCATTAAAGTCGGGAACTCTCAAGGAATTAGAATTCCGAAAGTCTTGTTAGAGCAAAGTGGTATCCAAGAAAATGTCGAGATTGAAGTTCGAGATAATCAGATCGTGATTACGGCAGCACCCAAAGTTCGAGCTGGATGGGCGTCAGCCTTTTCACGAGTAGCTGGTAATGAGGATGAAGATGTTTTACTCGATAGTCATACTGCTACTGTCTGGGATGAGGAAGAATGGGAGTGGTAG
- a CDS encoding PIN domain-containing protein, translated as MAQLLALLDSCVIFPMPLCDTLLRAGESGLYQLYYSQDILDGATRNLIKKGRMTPDKASRFQQLIINTFPEGLVEVPAGLELVMTNHPGDRHVLAAAVTVKADVIVTANIKHFKSESLQPWNIEAITPDEFLNMLCDLHGEETLYKLIQLQAADLRKPPQTFLDLIERIEKEQPLFASRLLLHVYSKMIENVARKLQYIWAKSQNPSPVKGEKYRIESDISSLTVFCQVNNREVINIKFGQATGKIYHRDVLNFQEIAKQLVKEKMIKSYIE; from the coding sequence GTGGCTCAATTATTAGCTTTGTTGGACTCTTGTGTTATTTTCCCGATGCCCCTTTGTGATACTCTATTGCGTGCAGGGGAGTCTGGGTTATATCAACTTTACTATTCCCAAGATATATTAGATGGTGCTACCCGCAATCTGATAAAAAAAGGGAGAATGACACCAGATAAGGCTAGTCGATTCCAGCAGTTGATTATTAATACCTTTCCAGAAGGTTTAGTAGAAGTACCAGCAGGATTAGAACTAGTGATGACTAATCATCCAGGCGATCGTCATGTACTAGCAGCAGCGGTAACTGTAAAAGCTGATGTTATTGTGACAGCTAATATTAAGCATTTTAAATCAGAATCGTTACAACCTTGGAATATAGAAGCGATAACACCTGATGAATTTCTTAATATGTTGTGCGATCTTCATGGAGAAGAAACACTATACAAATTAATTCAATTGCAAGCTGCGGATTTGCGCAAGCCACCTCAAACATTTCTCGATCTTATAGAAAGGATTGAAAAAGAGCAGCCACTATTTGCTAGTAGGCTGCTTCTTCATGTATATAGCAAAATGATTGAAAATGTAGCTCGCAAGCTTCAGTATATTTGGGCGAAGTCTCAAAACCCCTCCCCTGTGAAAGGAGAAAAGTATAGAATTGAATCAGACATTAGCTCTTTAACAGTCTTTTGTCAGGTAAATAATAGAGAAGTTATAAATATAAAATTTGGTCAAGCAACGGGTAAGATTTATCACAGAGATGTACTGAATTTTCAAGAAATAGCAAAGCAATTAGTGAAAGAAAAGATGATAAAATCTTATATAGAGTAA
- a CDS encoding excisionase family DNA-binding protein, which yields MLKNINSQPTSNQTKEIKKLERILTQNTSPPKLLSATGEEIVLPQSVYEILLDVVRDMSAGQEISIIPINKQLTTQEAADLINVSRPYMIKLLDNQEIPYSKVGAHRRVLLCDLIAYKEQRASIRHSKLTEITEFLQEEGFYDYNESDDSCD from the coding sequence ATGCTAAAAAATATAAATTCACAACCAACTTCTAATCAAACGAAAGAAATTAAGAAACTCGAACGGATATTAACTCAAAACACATCACCGCCAAAGCTGTTAAGTGCTACTGGTGAAGAAATCGTACTGCCACAATCAGTTTATGAAATCTTGCTAGATGTAGTCCGAGATATGTCTGCTGGGCAAGAAATTTCTATTATTCCAATAAATAAACAATTAACAACCCAAGAAGCTGCGGATTTAATCAATGTATCTCGTCCATACATGATTAAATTACTTGATAATCAAGAAATTCCTTACTCTAAGGTTGGTGCTCATCGTCGAGTGTTGTTATGTGACTTGATAGCTTACAAAGAACAACGAGCCTCAATTCGTCATAGCAAATTGACAGAGATCACTGAATTTTTGCAAGAGGAAGGTTTTTACGATTACAATGAATCAGATGACAGTTGTGATTAA
- the mutS gene encoding DNA mismatch repair protein MutS — protein sequence MSMSENTPDLTGIRTSQSQIRNADYRLLDRTKLSPMYQHYVEVKEQYPHALLLYRCGDFFETFFQDAITIARELELVLTSKEGGKEVGRVPMTGVPHHAVDRYCAMLVEKGYAIALCDQMETAAESAALGSNLVRREVVRVLTPGTIQEEEMLQSRRNNFLAAIVLVGENWGLAYTDISTGEFLTTQSTDLEVLTQELMRLQPPEILIPIAAPDLNRLLRPGETSDLLPTNLPNCFCYAMRPLAPFTLPEAKQRLMDTFKMRSLESLGCTPFPLAVRAAGGLLEYLEATQKGNPVTLQPLRTYSLGDYLVLDHQSRRNLEITQTVRDNHFQGSLLWALDKTCTAMGGRALRRWVLQPLLDLHSITKRQDTIQELVEHTFLRQDLQQLLKQIYDIERLTGKAASGRANARDLVALADSFLKLPELANIASQGKSPFLKILHHVPAELEALGQKIVAHLVEHPPQHLKEGGLIRSGIDPQLDELRASAAEDHQWIANLEVIERDRTGIANLKVGFNKTFGYYISISRLKADQVPGDYIRKQTLTNEERYITPELKEREVRILTAQDDLNRIEHEIFLELRATVAAHTEQIRTIARSISAIDVLCGLSEIAATQGYCRPQMVPSREIHITDGRHPVVEKALLAGFFVPNSTQLGQAEHITATVEHPDLIILTGPNASGKSCYLRQLGLIQIMAQIGSFIPATAATLGICDRIFTRVGAVDDLATGQSTFMVEMNETANILNHATPNSLVLLDEIGRGTATFDGLSIAWAVAEYLATEIRSRTIFATHYHELNELASILPNVANYQVTVKELPDQIIFLHQVQPGGASKSYGIEAGRLAGLPPTVISRARQVMSQIEEHSKIAIGLRESML from the coding sequence ATGTCCATGTCCGAAAATACTCCCGACTTGACTGGCATTCGCACCAGCCAGAGTCAAATTCGCAACGCCGATTATCGCCTGCTCGATCGCACCAAACTGTCGCCGATGTACCAACACTACGTCGAGGTGAAGGAGCAATACCCCCACGCACTGCTGTTATACCGTTGTGGGGACTTCTTTGAGACATTTTTTCAGGATGCCATCACTATTGCGCGCGAACTCGAACTAGTGCTCACTAGTAAAGAAGGCGGTAAAGAAGTGGGGAGAGTACCCATGACAGGCGTACCGCACCATGCGGTCGATCGCTATTGTGCCATGCTCGTCGAAAAAGGGTATGCGATCGCCCTGTGCGATCAGATGGAAACTGCTGCCGAATCCGCTGCCTTGGGGAGTAATTTAGTTCGCCGTGAAGTCGTCCGCGTTTTGACTCCCGGCACGATTCAGGAAGAAGAAATGCTCCAATCGCGCCGGAATAACTTCCTCGCCGCGATCGTCTTAGTAGGCGAAAATTGGGGACTAGCTTACACAGACATCTCTACAGGCGAATTTCTCACCACCCAAAGCACCGATTTAGAAGTCCTCACCCAAGAGCTGATGCGGCTCCAACCGCCCGAAATCCTGATTCCGATCGCCGCACCCGATCTCAACCGTCTCTTGCGTCCCGGCGAAACCTCCGACTTACTCCCCACTAATCTGCCCAATTGCTTCTGCTATGCCATGCGTCCGCTGGCACCATTTACCCTCCCAGAAGCCAAGCAACGGCTGATGGACACCTTCAAAATGCGATCGCTAGAATCTTTGGGGTGTACGCCATTTCCGCTGGCTGTGCGGGCGGCTGGCGGCCTATTAGAATATCTCGAAGCCACCCAAAAAGGCAACCCCGTTACCCTCCAACCGCTACGTACCTATTCTTTAGGCGATTATCTAGTCTTAGATCACCAATCCCGCCGCAACCTCGAAATTACTCAAACCGTCCGCGACAATCATTTCCAAGGCTCCCTATTGTGGGCGTTAGATAAAACCTGTACTGCCATGGGCGGACGCGCTTTGCGACGGTGGGTACTCCAACCCCTGCTCGATCTTCACTCGATTACCAAACGCCAAGATACGATCCAAGAACTTGTCGAACACACCTTCTTGCGGCAAGATCTCCAACAACTGCTCAAACAGATCTACGATATCGAACGCCTGACTGGTAAAGCCGCTTCGGGACGTGCCAACGCCCGCGATTTAGTCGCCCTTGCCGACTCCTTCCTCAAACTCCCGGAACTCGCAAATATCGCCAGCCAAGGCAAATCTCCCTTCCTGAAAATCCTCCACCACGTCCCTGCCGAACTCGAAGCCTTGGGACAAAAAATCGTCGCACATCTAGTCGAACATCCGCCCCAACACCTCAAAGAAGGCGGCTTGATTCGATCGGGGATCGATCCCCAACTCGACGAACTCCGCGCCTCAGCCGCCGAAGATCATCAATGGATTGCCAATCTTGAAGTCATCGAACGCGATCGCACGGGAATAGCCAATTTAAAAGTTGGTTTTAACAAAACTTTCGGTTATTATATCAGCATTTCTCGCCTCAAAGCCGACCAAGTACCAGGCGACTACATCCGCAAACAAACCCTCACCAACGAAGAACGCTACATCACCCCCGAACTCAAAGAACGGGAAGTCCGCATCCTCACCGCCCAAGACGATCTCAACCGGATCGAACACGAAATCTTCCTCGAACTCCGCGCTACAGTTGCCGCCCATACCGAGCAAATCCGCACGATCGCCCGCAGTATCTCCGCGATCGATGTTCTGTGCGGTTTATCCGAAATTGCCGCCACTCAAGGCTATTGCCGCCCCCAAATGGTACCGAGTCGCGAAATCCACATTACCGACGGTCGCCATCCGGTAGTTGAAAAAGCCCTATTAGCCGGATTTTTCGTCCCTAATTCCACCCAATTAGGCCAAGCCGAACACATCACCGCCACTGTCGAACATCCCGATCTAATTATCCTGACGGGGCCGAATGCCAGCGGTAAAAGTTGTTATTTGCGTCAATTAGGCTTGATCCAAATCATGGCGCAAATCGGTAGTTTTATCCCCGCCACTGCTGCTACGTTGGGAATCTGCGATCGCATCTTCACCCGCGTCGGCGCAGTAGACGACCTCGCCACCGGACAATCCACCTTCATGGTCGAGATGAATGAAACCGCCAATATTCTCAACCACGCCACCCCCAATTCCCTCGTATTATTAGACGAAATCGGACGCGGTACGGCGACATTTGACGGACTTTCGATCGCCTGGGCAGTCGCCGAATATTTAGCTACCGAAATTCGATCGCGCACGATTTTCGCCACCCATTATCACGAACTCAACGAACTCGCCTCGATCCTACCAAACGTAGCCAATTATCAAGTCACCGTCAAAGAATTACCCGACCAAATTATCTTCCTCCACCAAGTCCAACCAGGCGGAGCGAGTAAATCCTACGGAATTGAAGCCGGACGATTGGCAGGTTTACCCCCAACGGTAATCAGTCGCGCGCGTCAGGTAATGTCACAGATTGAGGAGCATAGTAAAATCGCGATCGGTTTGAGGGAGTCAATGTTGTGA
- a CDS encoding TMEM175 family protein — MVKGRLEAFSDGVIAIIITIMVLELKVPHGETFAALTPLIPVFLSYILSFIYIAIYWNNHHHLLQAVRHVNGRILWANVHLLFWLSLIPFVTAWMGENQFAPIPAALYGAVLLFCAIAYLILTITLIAHHGRESELAIAIGRDFKGKVSLAFYVVGILLSFVNSWLACGIYALVAAMWLIPDRRIERTLVSENLSNK; from the coding sequence GTGGTTAAAGGGAGATTGGAAGCATTCAGCGATGGTGTCATTGCCATTATCATCACGATTATGGTATTGGAACTAAAAGTACCTCACGGCGAAACTTTTGCCGCATTGACCCCATTAATTCCAGTATTTCTTAGCTATATTTTAAGTTTTATTTATATCGCGATTTATTGGAACAATCACCATCATTTATTACAAGCTGTGAGGCATGTAAATGGTCGAATTTTGTGGGCGAATGTCCATTTATTATTCTGGTTGTCGCTGATTCCATTTGTCACTGCGTGGATGGGTGAAAATCAGTTCGCCCCCATTCCTGCCGCGCTCTACGGTGCGGTACTGTTATTTTGCGCGATCGCTTATCTAATTTTAACGATTACATTAATCGCACATCACGGTCGAGAGTCCGAGCTAGCGATCGCGATCGGTCGAGATTTTAAAGGTAAAGTTTCTTTGGCATTTTACGTAGTGGGAATCTTACTTTCGTTTGTCAATTCATGGCTAGCCTGTGGCATCTATGCTCTAGTAGCAGCGATGTGGCTGATTCCCGATCGACGGATCGAGAGGACTTTAGTCTCGGAAAATTTATCTAATAAATAG
- a CDS encoding sulfite exporter TauE/SafE family protein translates to MSELLLASCIFIAAILYSSVGHGGASGYLAAMALFGVAPAVMKPTALVLNIIVAAIATLKFYRAGYFKRSLFIPFAIGSIPCAFIGGSIVVPTQLYKPIVGMVLLYAAARLGFIKTTAEPPLPRPISVYLAIGLGMAIGLLSGLTGVGGGIFLSPLLLLMGWATISESAGVSAAFILVNSISGLLGYLTKLPTLPSSLWLWSIVAAVGGWIGAEYGSKRIGSQRLRYLLAAVLAIAGIKLILT, encoded by the coding sequence GTGTCTGAATTATTATTAGCTAGTTGCATTTTTATCGCTGCTATATTGTACAGCTCGGTCGGACATGGTGGCGCGTCGGGTTACCTGGCAGCAATGGCACTATTTGGTGTCGCGCCAGCGGTAATGAAACCGACAGCCCTAGTCTTGAATATCATTGTGGCCGCGATCGCGACGTTAAAATTTTATCGCGCGGGTTATTTTAAGCGATCGTTATTTATCCCCTTTGCGATCGGTTCGATTCCCTGTGCCTTTATTGGTGGCTCGATTGTCGTGCCTACTCAACTTTATAAGCCGATTGTCGGGATGGTATTGCTCTATGCGGCTGCGAGATTAGGCTTTATTAAAACTACTGCCGAACCGCCGCTACCCCGTCCAATTTCCGTGTATCTAGCGATCGGATTGGGGATGGCAATCGGTTTATTATCGGGCTTAACTGGCGTTGGTGGCGGCATTTTTCTGAGTCCGTTGCTGCTGTTAATGGGATGGGCGACGATTTCTGAGTCTGCTGGCGTATCGGCAGCATTTATCTTAGTTAATTCGATATCGGGATTGCTCGGTTATCTGACTAAGTTACCCACCTTACCATCGAGCCTCTGGCTGTGGTCGATCGTTGCTGCTGTCGGCGGCTGGATTGGAGCGGAATATGGTAGTAAAAGAATTGGCTCGCAACGGCTCCGGTATTTACTAGCGGCAGTTTTGGCGATCGCTGGGATAAAATTAATTTTGACCTGA